The genomic segment CGTCGCGAAGGACCGGCACCACCAGGCCGTTGGGCGTGTCGGCGGCGAAGCCGATGTGGTAGTACTGCTTGAAGATCAGATTATCGCCGTCCAGCGAAGCGTTGAACTCGGGGAATTTCTTGAGCGTCGCCGCCGCCGCCTTGATCATGAAGGAGAGCATGCTTACCTTGACGCCGCTCTTCTCGATCTCCTGGTTGAGCTGAACGCGGAATGCTTCGAGATCGGTGATGTCGGCCTCGTCATGATTGGTGACGTGCGGGATCATCACCCAGTTGCGGTGCAGGTTCGCGCCCGAAATCTTCTTGATGCGCGACAGCGGCTTGCTTTCCACCGGCCCGAACTTGCCAAAGTCCACTCGCGGCCACGGCAGCAACTCGATGCCGCCGACACCGGCGCCAGCGGCCACGCCGGCCGCGGGCGCCGCGCCGCCCTTGGCGAAGCTTTCCACATCCTCCCTGAGAATGCGGCCCTTGTTGCCGCTGCCCTTGACCTTGCTCAGGTCGACGCCGAGTTCGCGCGCCAGCTTGCGCACGGCCGGCCCGGCATAGGCCAGTTTGAAAGCGCCCTCGTCGATTCCGGTGGTGGGTACAGGCGCGGCGACGGCGGACGCGGCGGACGCGGATGCGGGTTCACTGACCGGTGCCGGAGTCGTCGCCGCGCCGCTCGCGGCGGCCGTGGCCAGGGTGAGAATGACCGTGCCTTCCGACACCTTGTCGCCCACCTGGACCTTGAGTTCCCGCACCACGCCGCTCAGCGGTGCCGGCACGTCCATGGTCGCCTTATCCGATTCCAGCGTGATCAACGGCTCCTCGGCCTTCACCGCGTCGCCCGGCTTGACCAGTACTTCGATGATCGGCACATCCTTGAAATCGCCGATGTCCGGGACACGCACGTCGAACGTGTCGCCGTGCGAGCTAACCGGCGCGGGCGGCGGCGACACGCTCGGCACGGCCAGCGCGGCGGCTTGCGTCGCCTCCGCGCCGTCGAGCATCAGGATCAGCGCGCCTTCCGACACCTTGTCACCGATCTGGACCCTGATTTCTTTGATGGTTCCACCGGTTGGCGCCGGCACGTCCATGGTCGCCTTATCCGATTCCAACGTGATCAGCGGGTCCTCGGCCTTGACGCTATCGCCCGGCTTGACCAGTACCTCGATGACGGGTACGTCCTTGAAATCGCCGATGTCGGGGACTTTGACTTCGATTATCTGGCTCATTGTTCTTCCTCGTGAGGCGTTGAGCGGTCCCGGATGATCAAATCGTCCAGGGATCGGGCCGTTCGGTGTCGAGGCCATAGTTCTTGATAGCCTCCTCGACTTGTTCGGCCTTGAGCTGGCCCTCGTCGGCCAGCGCCTTGAGCGCGGCGACGGCGACATAGTACCGGTTCACCTCGAAGAAGCGGCGCAACTGAACCCGGTAGTCGCTGCGCCCGAAGCCGTCGGTGCCCAGGGTGATGTAGCGCCGCGGGATGTAGGCGCGCACCTGCTCGGCGAAGGCGCGCATGTAGTCCGAGGACGCAATCACCGGTCCGGCGTGCTTTTCCAGGCAGGATTCGACATAACTCTTCCGGCGCGGCTGCGACGGATGCAGCAGATTCCAGCGCTCGGTGCTCATGCCCTCGCGCCGCAGTTCGTTGAAACTGGTGACGCTCCAGACATCGGCATCGATCTTGAAGTCCTCCTTGAGCAATTCCGCCGCCGCCATGACTTCACGCAAGATGGCGCCACAACCGAACAGTTGCACGCGCGGCCCTGAAGACGCACCGCCGTCCTGGAGGAGATACATGCCCTTGACGATGCCTGCTTCCGCCCCTTCCGGCAGGCCGGGATGGGGATAGTTCTCGTTCATCAGGGTGAGGTAGAAATACACGTCCTCCTGCTCCTGAAACATGCGGCGCAGGCCTTCACGGATGATGACGACGACTTCATAGGCAAAGGTCGGATCGTAGGCGACGCAGTTGGGGATGGTCGAAGCCAGGATGTGGCTGTGGCCGTCCTCGTGCTGCAGACCTTCGCCGTTCAGCGTGGTGCGGCCCGCCGTGCCGCCGAGCAAGAACCCACGGGCGCGCAGGTCGCCCGCCGCCCAGGCCAGGTCGCCGACCCGCTGCAAGCCGAACATCGAGTAATAGACGTAGAACGGGATCATCGGCAGGTTGTTGGTGCTGTAGGAGGTCGCCGCCGCGATCCAGGACGACATGGCGCCCGCCTCGTTGATGCCCTCCTGCAGCACCTGGCCCGACTTGTCCTCCCGGTAGTACATGAGCTGGTCGGCATCCTGCGGTTTGTAGAGCTGGCCGACAGCGGAATAGATGCCGAGCTGGCGGAACATGCCCTCCATGCCGAAGGTGCGCGACTCGTCGGGCACGATGGGCACGACGAATTTGCCGATGGCCTTGTCCCGCACCAGCGTACCCAACATCTGGACGAAGGCCATGGTGGTCGAGATTTCGCGCTCGCCCGACGCCTTGAGCAGACGGTCGAAGGTGGTCAGCGGTGGGATCTCGAGCGCGGCGGACTTGGCCCGGCGGCTGGGCAGGTAACCGCCCAGCGCCTGGCGGCGCTCGCGCAGATAGCTCAGTTCCGAGCTGCCTTCCGGGAACCGGACGAATGGGATTTCCGCCAGTTGCTCGTCCGCGACGGGAATCTGGAAGCGATCACGAAATTGCCGGAGCGCGTCGTGGGTCATCTTCTTGGCCTGATGGGCGATCATCTGGCCCTCGCCCGACTCGCCCATGCCATAGCCCTTGACGGTCTTGGCCAGAATAACGGTCGGCTGACCCGGGTGCCTGACCGCTGCGGCATAGGCGGCATAGACCTTGGTGGAGTCGTGGCCGCCGCGGCGCAGCGCCCAGATATCGCCGTCGCTCATGTCGGCCACCAGCTCCCGCAATTCCGGGTATTTGCCGAAGAAATGCTCGCGGATGTAGGCGCCGTTCTTGGATCGGAAATCCTGGTACTCGCCGTCCACGCATTCCTCCATGCATTGCAGCAGGAGTCCGGTCTTGTCCTTCTCCAGCAGTCGATCCCAACCCCGGCCCCAGATCGCCTTGATCACGTTCCAGCCGGCGCCGCGAAATACCGATTCCAGTTCCTGGATGATCTTGCCATTGCCGCGCACCGGACCGTCCAGGCGTTGCAGGTTGCAGTTAATGACGAAAATGAGATTGTCCAGCCGCTCGCGGCCAGCCATCGAAATGGCGCCAAGCGACTCCGGCTCGTCGCACTCGCCGTCGCCCAGGAACGCCCAGACTTTCCTTCCCTCGGTCTGGGCCAGTCCCCGTCCTCCCAGGTATTTCAGAAACCGGGCCTGGTAGATAGCCATCAGCGGCCCCAGTCCCATGGAGACGGTCGGAAATTGCCAGAATTCGGGCATCAGCCACGGATGCGGGTAGGAGGACAGCCCCTGGCCTTCGGTCTCCTGGCGGAAATTGAGCAACTGGTCCTCAGTCAGCCGCCCTTCAAGGAAAGCCCGGGCATAAAAACCCGGCGCGGAATGACCCTGGAAATAGATCAGGTCGCCGCCATGGTCCTCGGTCGGCGCGTGCCAGAAATGACCGAAGCCGATGTCGTAAAGCAGCGCAGAGGATTGGAAGCTGGCGATGTGGCCACCCAGTTCGGATGATTCCTTGTTAGCACGCAGGATAATGGCCATTGCGTTCCAGCGAATGGCAGAGCGGATTTTGTGCTCGATATCCCGGTCGCCCGGCGTGCGCGCCTCGTTCTCGGGTGCGATGGTGTTGCGGTAAGCGGTGTTCAGCGACGCGGGAATGTAAATGCCTTGGCGCCGCGCCTCCTGCACCAGCGTGTCCACCAGAAAATTGGCCCGTTCCGAGCCCTGGTATTGCTGGACAGCTCGCAGGGCGTCGAGCCATTCCTGGGTTTCCAGTGGATCGAGATCGCGATGGGTTGCCACGAGTTCTTCTCCTCAGTTATCGGTTAGGGGTGGTCACGCGCGAGAATGCCACGCACGGGATCACATCGCCATGCTCCAGACAATGATAGGTGATGATGGGCAAACCACCACCATCGGCAGCTTTCGGCCAGCGATCGGAGGGACTCTCCACCTGAGTCCACGGGCGCGGCAAACCACCACAGGTCTCGAACGGAATGACAATCGTGGCAATCGATATCGGTTATCGCCGCGTCTTCGATTTTAGTGAGAGCCATGAAATTACCATCGAGTAAGGATAACCACCCGTTTGCCAGTCACCAGCGCAGCCGATAAACAATGAACGGAAAAAACTCTACAAGTCCGTGTTACTTGATGTCTTGGATAAAATTGCGCCGATTCCCAATCTGTGTCTTTTTTTGATACTGGCCTGGTGTTATACCGACTACCTGGGAAAAGTACCGATGAAAGTGGCTCTGATCACAGAAGCCAACGTGAAACGCCACCTCCCCAATCGGATCACCATGTCGTAACATTTCTTTAGCATGCAATACCTTCAGCAGCACTTGGTAGCGATGCGGTGTTATGCCCAGCGTTGTGGTGAACAACCGTACAAGATGGAATTTGCTGATCCCGGCCACAAGGGCCAGCTCATCCAGATGGATGTGTTCGGCATAACGTGCGCTTAAATGAGCGACAGCGACCTCGATGGGTGGCAAACGCTGCCAAGCCAGGAAGATTGTTTGCAAATTCGATGATATAAGTTTTTGCTCGCGCATCAGCGTTTCTGCCGCACGAGGCAAAGGTAGAGCGACGCAGACGATGTCGGCTTGTCGCAGTACCTCGTCGAGAGAGAGCAGGCAAGCATTACAGGCAACCTCAATCTCGGGCATTGGATGCACATGGTGGTAGAGGATTTTCATGCCGAAGTCCATACAGGCTTGACAAGCAACCACATGACCGATGAGATCCATACCGAGAACACCGAGTGTTTTGGTAAGTATCTTCCTCTCGGAAAGGAATTCTCTGACGCTACACTTTTCTTTCGCGAGGAGTTCCGCGAGTCTAATAACTGCAAGTCCCGTATTCCACACTTGGGGATGCCCGATCAGGGATCGTTCACTCGAGTCATTGGTAGCGAAGGTGGCTATCGCCTTATTCAAAGCAATGATGTCAATATGATCCATCGGGTTTCCCTTGTTTACATCAGGTGACGGGCTTTAAATTCCATGCATGGTTGTTGATAAAAAACTGAAATGAAACCGGTTTCATAAAAATCCAAAAAAAATTTGGTGTTGTGAATTGATAGGTTTTCAGGCCGCAGTGCGGTTCCCTTTAAAGCCTTGGTGTAAATGATCAATCCTTCAACTGGAGCACACTGCCCACATTTGTTTGTATATCATTGTCATTATTGCACTACCTTGTTCTTGATCAGCGGCTTTCGCACTGCAAGCATCGCTGCCGAGCAACAAATATCGAAATGGTCCCTAAAAGGTCCGCTTGACTTGTTTTATGGAACCGGTTTCATCATAATCTTTTTGTGAGTTGGCTGCAAGAGGCTTTGTTGCATTAATTCTGAAAAACACTACCTGCCTTGGTGGGAAGTAACGGATTGATCCTGTTGGGACTGGTCGAAGCCCTGCAGGAAGCACACCTTCCGTTTCCGGAACAGATCGGACTGGCAGGTTTTGACGATCTACCCTGGACGCGGCTGGTGGGACCCGGCATCACCGTGATCGCACAACCGACTTACGATATTGGACAGGCCAGCATTGAATTGTTGCTTCAGCGAATCACACATCCGTCCCAGTCGGTGTGTCGGGTGGTGTTGCGCGGGGAATTGTGGGAACGAGGATCGAGCGCGCGTTGGATACCTTCATTACCTGGTTCAACAGCCGCCAGGCGAATACGATGCTGGACCCACTGCTCCGAGCCGGTATCGCGCATTTGTGGTTTATCACCTTGCATCCCTTCGATGATGGAAATGGCCGGATCGCCCGTGCCATCACTGATCTGGCATTGGCCCAGGCTGATCACCACAGCATCCGGTTCTACACCATGGTGGCAACGATCATGACCCACCGCGAAGACTATTATCAGGTGCTCGAACGCACCCAGCGTAACGGTCTTGACATCACCGAGTGGCTGGAGTGGTTCCTGATCATGCTTCGGCAAACCCTGAACCTCGCACTCGATCAAATCCAGCAAGTGTTGTTGAAAGCCCGATTCTGGCAACAACATCGCCAAGTCATTCTGAACGAGCGACAGAATAAAGTGATGAATCGACTGCTGGATGCGGGTCTGGCAAGATTTACCGGCGGATTGAACGCTCGCAAATACATGGGTTTAACCAAGGCGAGCAAGGCAACGGCAACGCGCGATCTCACCGACCTGCTGGAAAAAGGGCTGCTCAGGAAATGTCCGGGCGCGGGGCGCAGCACCCGTTATGAAATCGTCTGGCCAGTGTAGCCAGCGCCAATCGTTTGCTACGAAAAAACCCCCAGACGGAAGTCTACCACCGCCTGAGGGAAGGTTCGGGAGCCACCTCTCCCACGTATGTTCTATCTTTCGCTCTAGCTGATCACGCTCCGGTCAATTTCAGCTTTGCCGGCGCATTCACCGGGCGTTTCAGGAAAAACAGCGCGCCGGCGGTCACCACGGTACCGATTGCAATGGCTAGCAGATACGGACCCAGGTTCGTCACGGCATTGGGAATGGGCAACACGAACACCCCACCGTGGGGCACCCGCAACTCGCAACCAAACACCATGGACAGCGCGCCGGTCACTGCGGAACCGATCATCAGCGCCGGGATCACCCGCAGCGGGTCTTTAGCCGCGTAGGGAATGGCGCCTTCGGTGATAAACGAGATGCCGAGCACGGCCGTCGCACCGCCAGCCTCGCGCTCATCCAGGGAAAAACGGTTCTTGAACAACAAGGTCGCCAGCGCCAGACCCAGCGGCGGGGTCATACCGGCAGCCATGACTGCCGCCATCGGCGCATAAACCCCGCTGACGATCAACCCGGTCGCGAAGGCGTAAGCGGACTTGTTGACCGGGCCGCCCATGTCGAACGCCATCATCGCGCCCAGGAGCAGACCCAGGAAAATGGCGCTGCCGCCCTGCATGCCCTTGAGCCAGGCCGTGATGCTGGCGAGCGCCACCGCGACCGGTTCGCCGACCACAAAATACATGAGCAGGCCGACGATCAACGTACCGAGCAGCGGCAGGATCAGCACCGGCTTGAGACCGTCCAGCGTGCGCGGCAAGCGGATATGGTCGCTCATCCACTTCACGCTATAGCCCGCCAGAAAGCCGGCGGCGATGCCGCCCAGGAACCCGGAGCCAATCGTGCTGGCGATCATGCCGCCGATCATACCGGGCGCAATGCCGGGCCGGTCGGCGATGGAATAGGCGATATAACCGGCCAATACCGGCACCATCAGCGTGAAACCGGCCTTCGCGCCGATTTGGAACAACGTCCAACCCAGGGTTCCCGCATGGGCGTCCTCAAAGACGTTGATGCCGCCAATGGCGAAACTGATGGCGATCAGCAAACCGCCGGCGACGACAAAGGGAATCATATAGGACACGCCGGTCATCAAATGTTTGTAGGCGCCGGTGCGGGTCGCCGCTTGCTGCGCCTTGGCTTGCTTGACTTGGGCATCGTAGTCCGCACTGCTGGCGTCGGCTCCTTGTACCTGAGCCTGTTCAATAGCGGCGCGCACCAGCGCCGCGCCGTCATGAATCGCGGCCTTGGTGCTGGCTTCGTGAAGACGCTTACCGGCAAAGCGGCTTTTATCCACCTGAGTGTCAGCAGCGATAATGACCAGATCCGCAGCGGCGATGTCCTCGGCGGTCAGGTTGTTTTTCGCCCCCACCGAACCCTGGGTTTCCACCTTGATGGTGTGACCCTGACTCTTCGCGCCTTGCTCTAGACCTTCCGCCGCCATGAAGGTATGGGCAATGCCGGTCGGGCAGGAGGTAATGGCGACGATCTTCAAACCCGCCGCGGGCGGTGTAGCGGGCTTGTCCGTTGCCGATATACTGGCCAACGCGGTCTTGATGACTTCCACGCCGTCGCGAATGGCCAGTTCGGTAGTGGTTTCATACAACGGCTTGTCGACGAAGCGGGCGGCATCGACGCGGGTATCAGCGGCAATGATCACCACGTCAGCCTCGGCGATGTCGTCTTCGGACAGGGTGTTACGGGTTCCGACCGAACCCTGCGTCTCGACCTGGACTTCGTAACCCAGCGCTTTAGCGGCCTGCTCCAATCCTTCGGCGGCCATGATAGTATGCGCAATGCCGGTGGGGCATGCAGTGACAGCAACGATTTTCGTCATATTCGATTCTCCTTCAGTTCTGGTTTTGTCTTCAATCAACGGGGGTAACAGCAACCTGTCCAGCTAGGGCGCGGACTTCGGCGGGACGGGGCAAATGTGGTCCCAGGCGAGTCAGCTTGGCGGCGGAGAACGCAGTGGCCAGTTGTGCGGTTTCCGCCAAGGACAAGTCTTCAAGACGGGCGGCGACCAGACCGGCGACCATGGCGTCGCCTGCTCCGACCGTGCTGATCACGGCGACCTTGAGCGGATGCGCGTGCAACGCCTGTTCACGGGTCAGGAACAGCGCACCCTCGCTGCCAAGCGATATGACCACCCAGGCAGGCGCCGGCGAGCCGTGCAACAACTCACGTCCCGCGGCGACCAGCGACGCCAAACTATCCAGCGGTCGACCTAATAATTCCGCCAGTTCATGCCGATTGGGTTTGATCATGCGCGGCCCGGCGGCCAGGGCGGCCTTGAGCGGCGCGCCGCTGGTATCCAGCAACACCGACGCGCCCGCCGCCTGCATTCGTTCGGTGATGGTCGCGTAAGCATTCACCGGCATCCCCGGCGGCAAGCTGCCGGACAGCACAATCCAGTCGACTTGCCCCGCCAGCCGTTCGAGCCGCTCCAGAATCTGGTTCAGCAAATCCGCTGCGGCCTCCGGGGAAAATTCCGTTCCCGGCATGTTGAGATCAGTGGTTTCGCCGCTGACCGTATCCGCCAGTTTGGTGTTGATCCGGGTTAAGCCATCCAGGTAACAACAATGGTTAGCGATCTTCTTGCGCTGGAATAGCTCCTCAAAGAGCACGGCGTTATCGCGGCCTAGTTGACCGGCGACCGCGACCGGTACGCCGAAATCGGACAGGCAGGACGCGACATTGATGGCTTTACCGCCGACATCGATTTGCATCCGCAATGCGCGGTTGACCGCGCCCGGTTGCAAGCCAGCGACTTCAATGGTTTGATCCAGGGCGGGATTCAGCGCCACCGTGACTACCCGCGGGGCATTGACTACGGGATTCAGGGCATTCATAGCGCGCGCACCTCATCAGCAGTACGGGCGCGCAGCGCTTGGCGGGCCAATTCCTGCATGGCGGTCCGCGATTCGCTCCGTAATGCGGCTTTCACCGGAGCAATATCCTGAGCGCTCATACTGAGTTCGTCGACGCCCAGACCCGTCAGGATGCGCGCGCCCAGTGGATCGCCCGCCAGTCCGCCACAGACCCCGACCCAGCCGCTGCCGCCGGATCGGCGGGCGGTTTGTGCGCCGCGCACCGTAGCGTCAATCAAATTGAGAACCGCCGGATGCAGGCTGTCGGCTTGGGCGGCCAGTTCCGGGTGTTGACGGTCCACCGCCAGCGTGTACTGCGTCAGGTCGTTGGTGCCGATGGAGAAGAAATCAACCTGGGCCGCGAAGCGGTCGGCCAAGACCGCCACCGCCGGAATTTCCACCATGATGCCGAGCTTCACTTCGGGGCCGTTGACCTGCTGGCGCGCGCGTTCGCAGTGTTCGCGCAGCGCTTCGATTTCGCCAAGATGGGTGACCATCGGGAACATGATCCACAGCGGCCCATGCTGGGCGGCGCGATACAAGGCCCGCAACTGGGCATACAACAAATCCTGGCGCTGCAA from the Gammaproteobacteria bacterium genome contains:
- the aceF gene encoding dihydrolipoyllysine-residue acetyltransferase, producing the protein MSQIIEVKVPDIGDFKDVPVIEVLVKPGDSVKAEDPLITLESDKATMDVPAPTGGTIKEIRVQIGDKVSEGALILMLDGAEATQAAALAVPSVSPPPAPVSSHGDTFDVRVPDIGDFKDVPIIEVLVKPGDAVKAEEPLITLESDKATMDVPAPLSGVVRELKVQVGDKVSEGTVILTLATAAASGAATTPAPVSEPASASAASAVAAPVPTTGIDEGAFKLAYAGPAVRKLARELGVDLSKVKGSGNKGRILREDVESFAKGGAAPAAGVAAGAGVGGIELLPWPRVDFGKFGPVESKPLSRIKKISGANLHRNWVMIPHVTNHDEADITDLEAFRVQLNQEIEKSGVKVSMLSFMIKAAAATLKKFPEFNASLDGDNLIFKQYYHIGFAADTPNGLVVPVLRDADQKGIVDIAREMGELAKLAREGKLKPDQMQGGTFTISSLGGIGGTYFTPIINAPEVAIMGVCRSSWKQVSPDGKQSAWRLILPLSLSYDHRVIDGAGAARFNVHFANLLADLRRVLI
- the aceE gene encoding pyruvate dehydrogenase (acetyl-transferring), homodimeric type; amino-acid sequence: MATHRDLDPLETQEWLDALRAVQQYQGSERANFLVDTLVQEARRQGIYIPASLNTAYRNTIAPENEARTPGDRDIEHKIRSAIRWNAMAIILRANKESSELGGHIASFQSSALLYDIGFGHFWHAPTEDHGGDLIYFQGHSAPGFYARAFLEGRLTEDQLLNFRQETEGQGLSSYPHPWLMPEFWQFPTVSMGLGPLMAIYQARFLKYLGGRGLAQTEGRKVWAFLGDGECDEPESLGAISMAGRERLDNLIFVINCNLQRLDGPVRGNGKIIQELESVFRGAGWNVIKAIWGRGWDRLLEKDKTGLLLQCMEECVDGEYQDFRSKNGAYIREHFFGKYPELRELVADMSDGDIWALRRGGHDSTKVYAAYAAAVRHPGQPTVILAKTVKGYGMGESGEGQMIAHQAKKMTHDALRQFRDRFQIPVADEQLAEIPFVRFPEGSSELSYLRERRQALGGYLPSRRAKSAALEIPPLTTFDRLLKASGEREISTTMAFVQMLGTLVRDKAIGKFVVPIVPDESRTFGMEGMFRQLGIYSAVGQLYKPQDADQLMYYREDKSGQVLQEGINEAGAMSSWIAAATSYSTNNLPMIPFYVYYSMFGLQRVGDLAWAAGDLRARGFLLGGTAGRTTLNGEGLQHEDGHSHILASTIPNCVAYDPTFAYEVVVIIREGLRRMFQEQEDVYFYLTLMNENYPHPGLPEGAEAGIVKGMYLLQDGGASSGPRVQLFGCGAILREVMAAAELLKEDFKIDADVWSVTSFNELRREGMSTERWNLLHPSQPRRKSYVESCLEKHAGPVIASSDYMRAFAEQVRAYIPRRYITLGTDGFGRSDYRVQLRRFFEVNRYYVAVAALKALADEGQLKAEQVEEAIKNYGLDTERPDPWTI
- a CDS encoding helix-turn-helix domain-containing protein; the encoded protein is MDHIDIIALNKAIATFATNDSSERSLIGHPQVWNTGLAVIRLAELLAKEKCSVREFLSERKILTKTLGVLGMDLIGHVVACQACMDFGMKILYHHVHPMPEIEVACNACLLSLDEVLRQADIVCVALPLPRAAETLMREQKLISSNLQTIFLAWQRLPPIEVAVAHLSARYAEHIHLDELALVAGISKFHLVRLFTTTLGITPHRYQVLLKVLHAKEMLRHGDPIGEVAFHVGFCDQSHFHRYFSQVVGITPGQYQKKTQIGNRRNFIQDIK
- a CDS encoding Fic family protein, with protein sequence MVASANHTSVPVGVSGGVARGIVGTRIERALDTFITWFNSRQANTMLDPLLRAGIAHLWFITLHPFDDGNGRIARAITDLALAQADHHSIRFYTMVATIMTHREDYYQVLERTQRNGLDITEWLEWFLIMLRQTLNLALDQIQQVLLKARFWQQHRQVILNERQNKVMNRLLDAGLARFTGGLNARKYMGLTKASKATATRDLTDLLEKGLLRKCPGAGRSTRYEIVWPV
- a CDS encoding PTS fructose-like transporter subunit IIB; the protein is MTKIVAVTACPTGIAHTIMAAEGLEQAAKALGYEVQVETQGSVGTRNTLSEDDIAEADVVIIAADTRVDAARFVDKPLYETTTELAIRDGVEVIKTALASISATDKPATPPAAGLKIVAITSCPTGIAHTFMAAEGLEQGAKSQGHTIKVETQGSVGAKNNLTAEDIAAADLVIIAADTQVDKSRFAGKRLHEASTKAAIHDGAALVRAAIEQAQVQGADASSADYDAQVKQAKAQQAATRTGAYKHLMTGVSYMIPFVVAGGLLIAISFAIGGINVFEDAHAGTLGWTLFQIGAKAGFTLMVPVLAGYIAYSIADRPGIAPGMIGGMIASTIGSGFLGGIAAGFLAGYSVKWMSDHIRLPRTLDGLKPVLILPLLGTLIVGLLMYFVVGEPVAVALASITAWLKGMQGGSAIFLGLLLGAMMAFDMGGPVNKSAYAFATGLIVSGVYAPMAAVMAAGMTPPLGLALATLLFKNRFSLDEREAGGATAVLGISFITEGAIPYAAKDPLRVIPALMIGSAVTGALSMVFGCELRVPHGGVFVLPIPNAVTNLGPYLLAIAIGTVVTAGALFFLKRPVNAPAKLKLTGA
- the pfkB gene encoding 1-phosphofructokinase — its product is MNALNPVVNAPRVVTVALNPALDQTIEVAGLQPGAVNRALRMQIDVGGKAINVASCLSDFGVPVAVAGQLGRDNAVLFEELFQRKKIANHCCYLDGLTRINTKLADTVSGETTDLNMPGTEFSPEAAADLLNQILERLERLAGQVDWIVLSGSLPPGMPVNAYATITERMQAAGASVLLDTSGAPLKAALAAGPRMIKPNRHELAELLGRPLDSLASLVAAGRELLHGSPAPAWVVISLGSEGALFLTREQALHAHPLKVAVISTVGAGDAMVAGLVAARLEDLSLAETAQLATAFSAAKLTRLGPHLPRPAEVRALAGQVAVTPVD